One genomic window of Gossypium hirsutum isolate 1008001.06 chromosome D11, Gossypium_hirsutum_v2.1, whole genome shotgun sequence includes the following:
- the LOC107911739 gene encoding uncharacterized protein, giving the protein MWCFLNPKSKMLVSFSIFRHRMSHFISFPRLRIMVSASPSKHTSWNPISSAKITACRHALASTITGSAIFFHGYLNVVGLNKTHYFSCCLPYTLMITFIAIMPNCPIDTISKEMFHRFLFNLTHWANSITDQATGFRFCKVGI; this is encoded by the exons ATGTGGTGCTTCCTCAATCCAAAATCGAAGATGCTCGTATCGTTCTCCATATTTCGCCATCGCATGAGCCACTTTATTAGCTTCCCTCG TTTGCGTATTATGGTTAGCGCGTCTCCTTCAAAGCATACATCCTGGAATCCCATTTCTTCCGCCAAAATAACAGCTTGCAGACACGCCCTTGCCTCAACCATAACGGGATCTGCAATATTTTTCCATGG ATATCTCAATGTCGTAGGCCTTAATAAAACCCACTACTTCAGTTGCTGTCTCCCGTACACCCTCATGATAACTTTTATTGCGATTATGCCAAATTGCCCAATAG ATACAATCTCTAAAGAGATGTTCCACCGATTCCTCTTCAACTTGACACACTGGGCAAACAGTATTACGGACCAAGCTACGGGTTTTAGATTCTGTAAAGTAGGAATATAG